In Cercospora beticola chromosome 3, complete sequence, the following proteins share a genomic window:
- a CDS encoding uncharacterized protein (antiSMASH:Cluster_2) translates to MFGPVHWMDEEAIAESAMRAQLAGMSNPLYPIARTPQTQFPFVFERPAPPQHLIGPGHWTFPTPEAHLAAVRFGNANGFGTAGLSQLSANHTWHMREIYNGPLEPGSNRLVQDPTAGIGLAREPATQPVPRAEPNVESTTPKRAATSNIDSTKPKRFVKSNIKSTTRQLIVKLPIKSWKPKRATKFDIKSTKSKRAGQLNTNSKHVKRARVLSKLKASYSQPSPVRARTKRPSRLRQVHGPDDVDTDSDADAHSHADSAHESEEAVITGSVGTADDPSADSSSETTHPSPRSQTPGPDNPEADLGAGVDPRSGLAHEPTNNDLMDQSIVAHDLEGREIKKKYHTQKFENIWNKVTSKITLDRAPAVVGVPEPHKLWYYDGLRWVIWPRGQERAWDDEKWIDSLNKYRDQSARRDGWMKKRDAPIFQYTTEHLDWVWEFVKEAEGKMPKQSPRRIAELFNEKFGLVGLESARSDERMRRLMWKMCEDYKENGGESRKLRAYEDGPHKKSKAKGKGKGKGKKKTTTEVEMEDVDTADEQEQSTLEDDAVAGLMGLGRGGGDADDVSE, encoded by the exons ATGTTCGGACCAG TTCATTGGATGGACGAAGAGGCGATCGCCGAAAGTGCGATGCGAGCTCAACTTGCTGGCATGAGCAACCCTCTTTACCCAATTGCGCGCACACCACAGACGCAATTTCCCTTTGTGTTCGAGCGCCCAGCTCCGCCTCAACATCTCATCGGGCCAGGTCACTGGACGTTCCCCACGCCCGAGGCCCACCTCGCGGCTGTCCGCTTCGGCAACGCAAATGGTTTCGGCACTGCTGGGCTATCTCAGCTCAGCGCCAACCACACCTGGCACATGCGTGAGATTTACAATGGTCCGCTCGAACCGGGGAGCAACCGCCTTGTGCAAGATCCAACAGCGGGCATCGGACTTGCCAGGGAGCCCGCTACTCAACCAGTCCCTCGCGCTGAACCCAACGTCGAGAGCACGACGCCGAAGCGGGCTGCCACATCCAACATCGATAGCACGAAGCCGAAGCGATTCGTCAAATCCAACATCAAGAGCACGACGCGCCAACTCATTGTCAAACTTCCGATCAAGAGCTGGAAGCCGAAGCGGGCTACCAAGTTCGACATCAAGAGCACGAAGTCGAAGCGTGCGGGTCAACTCAACACCAACAGCAAGCACGTGAAGCGAGCTCGCGTCTTGAGCAAGCTTAAGGCTTCCTACTCTCAACCCAGCCCTGTCCGCGCCCGAACGAAGCGTCCCTCCCGACTTCGCCAAGTGCATGGCCCGGACGACGTGGACACTGACTCCGATGCCGATGCTCACAGTCACGCTGACTCCGCGCACGAGTCAGAGGAGGCGGTCATCACCGGCAGTGTCGGTACTGCCGATGATCCATCTGCGGACAGCTCGTCCGAGACCACGCACCCATCTCCTCGCTCTCAAACACCCGGCCCAGACAACCCGGAGGCTGATCTCGGCGCCGGCGTCGACCCTCGTAGTGGTCTCGCACATGAGCCAACCAACAACGACCTCATGGATCAGAGCATCGTCGCCCATGACCTCGAAGGCAGGGAAATCAAGAAGAAATACCACACTCAGAAGTTCGAGAACATATGGAACAAGGTCACTAGCAAGATCACGCTCGACCGTGCACCTGCCGTGGTTGGCGTGCCAGAGCCCCACAAGCTCTGGTACTATGATGGCTTACGCTGGGTTATCTGGCCGCGCGGTCAAGAGAGAGCCTGGGACGATGAGAAGTGGATCGACAGCCTGAACAAGTACCGCGACCAGTCCGCTCGCCGCGATGGCTGGATGAAGAAGCGTGATGCGCCAATCTTCCAGTACACGACCGAGCATCTCGACTGGGTCTGGGAGTTTGTGAAGGAAGCTGAGGGCAAGATGCCTAAGCAGTCTCCTCGACGCATTGCTGAGCTCTTCAACGAGAAGTTTGGCTTGGTTGGTCTGGAGTCTGCGAGAAGTGACGAGCGCATGAGGAGGCTGATGTGGAAGATGTGCGAGGATTACAAGGAGAACGGCGGAGAGAGCAGGAAGCTGAGGGCGTATGAGGATGGTCCAcacaagaagagcaaggccaAGGGTAAGGGCAAGGGTAAAGGCAAAAAGAAGACTACCACCGAGGTCGAGATGGAGGATGTCGACACGGCGGATGAGCAAGAGCAGTCCACGCTGGAAGACGATGCTGTCGCCGGGCTGATGGGATTGGGACGTGGTGGCGGCGACGCGGATGATGTGTCGGAGTAG
- a CDS encoding uncharacterized protein (antiSMASH:Cluster_2): MTGFLMFNYLVTAMDGLRAALICRFLSAACGSAAYVIPPGVFVDLYGPVGRAIGYQIFATAAFIGGSLGPGVAACMVSSGLDWRWPLSLVSITALPMILAFSMTPETLEPALLQQKARRLRLATGDWSWHAKRDETPVNLSNYLVKPWKMLVQEPVLIVVTTAFTMDYFIQTLTYSEIPIAFGMRHWDYTAAYLSLCLTLLGFALGCVILVVDTNLRFRKRHAKGLPIAPESRLPPIIIGMALLSVGLLWFAYGCSQETHWLLQAAAAIVFSCGMYMVWVTATVYVQDLYVSHSNSALAACAFVRYSVGAAAPMLSGMLREKVGLRRTITFVGAVCAFLVPLHILFYFFGKKIRRLSRFALHDAYVETPGAL, from the exons ATGACTGGCTTCCTTATGTTCAATTATCTCGTAACAGCGATGGATGGCTTGAGAGCCGCGCTGATCTGCCGATTCTTATCGGCCGCTTGTGGGAGCGCGGCCTATGTTATACCTCCTGGAGTTTTCGTTGATCTGTACGGACCGGTCGGCAGAGCGATCGGGTACCAGATCTTTGCAACAGCGGCATTCATAGGTGGCTCACTTGGACCCGGGGTTGCAGCCTGTATGGTCTCGTCCGGTCTGGATTGGCGCTGGCCACTCTCCCTGGTGAGCATCACTGCTCTTCCAATGATCCTCGCATTCAGCATGACGCCAGAAACGCTAGAGCCGGCTCTACTCCAACAGAAGGCACGCAGATTACGCCTCGCCACAGGAGACTGGAGCTGGCATGCAAAGAGAGATGAGACTCCTGTGAATCTGTCGAACTATCTTGTCAAGCCGTGGAAGATGCTGGTTCAGGAACCAGTGCTTATCGTCGTGACAACGGCTTTCACGATGGACTACTTTATTCAAACCCTGACGTATTCGGAAATACCGATTGCCTTCGGCATGAGGCATTGGGACTATACCGCCGCGTATCTTTCGCTGTGCTTGACATTGCTCGGCTTCGCTTTGGGATGTGTAATTCTGGTTGTTGACACGAATCTGAGATTCCGTAAAAGACATGCCAAAGGTCTGCCAATTGCACCTGAGAGCAGGTTGCCACCGATT ATCATCGGGATGGCGTTACTATCGGTCGGTCTACTCTGGTTCGCTTACGGTTGTTCTCAAGAGACGCACTGGCTCCTTCAGGCCGCAGCAGCGATTGTCTTCAGCTGCGGCATGTACATGGTTTGGGTTACCGCCACTGTCTATGTGCAGGACTTGTATGTCTCGCATTCGAATAGTGCGCTGGCAGCTTGTGCATTTGTGAGGTACTCGgtcggtgctgctgctccaatgTTGTCTGGTATGCTTCGTGAGAAAGTTGGCCTGAGACGC ACTATCACTTTCGTTGGAGCCGTATGTGCCTTTCTCGTACCTCTGCACATCTTGTTCTACTTCTTTGGAAAGAAGATCAGGAGGTTGAGTAGGTTTGCGTTACATGATGCTTACGTGGAGACACCGGGAGCTTTGTAA
- a CDS encoding uncharacterized protein (antiSMASH:Cluster_2): MPSRFTLNRLRFWSMVAIVLLTSSTILLNTDRRAARVNGHAVHRTSSTEPHSPHGLVKRVNNGNDATPGWLGYQPSELSKPGARPDPKGRAVIKGYRLTCMLKASVAEVVASIYQSIDDMIKYGWRASFVDRPDGAEFAKEYGLTKAFTDLRIPTKGWTQISTGNTVDIYDPEDNKKMLHPATFATYTTDINLAAGAIVASQSYNPEFMATKYPYVLEKGGTLTPLSHVSDLLFLSWKKLIRDRQTGNLKNLEHMFRWNSEVEEVQQHLKMAAGGKDIRQIGEVSISSNLWNFALCFLLTMGLQWPGVSFPITELQALATLSAGNAQGVAWLLGQHKQALGVKTIDRVNIFNCPAPDEKPQWCVYLHIVPVQ; this comes from the coding sequence ATGCCGTCACGGTTTACTCTCAACAGGCTCCGCTTCTGGTCCATGGTGGCTATCGTTCTATTGACGAGCAGCACGATACTCTTGAATACTGACCGAAGAGCTGCGCGTGTCAATGGACATGCCGTACATCGTACATCTTCCACCGAGCCACACTCTCCACATGGACTTGTCAAGCGCGTGAACAACGGCAATGATGCAACCCCAGGCTGGCTAGGCTACCAACCATCCGAACTAAGCAAACCCGGCGCTCGACCCGACCCCAAAGGCCGAGCCGTAATCAAAGGCTACAGACTAACATGCATGCTGAAAGCCAGCGTCGCCGAAGTCGTGGCATCAATCTACCAATCCATCGACGACATGATCAAGTATGGCTGGAGGGCCTCCTTCGTCGATCGCCCAGATGGCGCAGAATTCGCAAAAGAGTATGGTTTAACCAAAGCCTTTACAGACCTGCGAATCCCAACCAAAGGTTGGACACAGATCAGCACAGGCAACACAGTCGATATCTATGACCCTGAAGACAACAAGAAGATGCTCCATCCTGCAACATTCGCAACGTACACGACCGATATCAATCTAGCAGCTGGAGCGATTGTGGCTTCGCAGAGCTATAATCCCGAATTCATGGCAACGAAATATCCTTACGTTTTGGAGAAAGGCGGAACATTAACGCCACTGTCTCACGTTAGCGATTTGTTGTTTCTCAGCTGGAAGAAGCTTATCCGCGATCGACAAACGGGCAACTTGAAGAATTTGGAACATATGTTTCGGTGGAATTCGGAGGTCGAGGAAGTACAGCAGCATTTGAAGATGGCGGCTGGTGGGAAGGATATTAGGCAGATTGGAGAGGTGAGCATATCTTCAAATCTGTGGAACTTTGCGTTGTGCTTTTTACTGACTATGGGATTGCAATGGCCTGGAGTTTCATTCCCGATTACAGAATTGCAAGCACTAGCTACGTTGAGTGCTGGGAACGCGCAGGGTGTTGCTTGGCTGTTGGGACAGCACAAACAAGCTCTTGGGGTGAAGACTATCGATCGTGTCAACATATTCAATTGCCCGGCTCCAGATGAGAAGCCACAGTGGTGTGTCTACCTGCACATTGTGCCAGTACAGTGA
- a CDS encoding uncharacterized protein (antiSMASH:Cluster_2): MPPKDITQESGPLHLLRPFLLLGYSAYYIIPTILQLLLSFQISALLSFSKFKDHWFHNFWAFFGPRSREYAAPAVLPLLEQSATGVCLDIGPGTGQWLSVFGRANNPTITKIYGVEPNHEMHKALRESAVKAGLGDVYEIIGCGAQELSTKGGIQANSIDTIITVQSLCSIPTPETIIRELYPLLKPGGKWLMFEHVKTKYQGDFVAYWQRAINVIWPHFFGGCDICRPTDEWVLRAGEWEQVELRPGAGEGPYDTVPHVIGTLTKKKFEKLN; encoded by the exons ATGCCTCCCAAGGACATCACCCAAGAATCTGGAcccctccatctcctccgacCATTCCTCCTACTCGGATACTCCGCCTATTACATCATCCCAACAAtcctccaactcctcctctccttccaaATCTCcgccctcctctccttctccaaatTCAAAGACCACTGGTTCCACAACTTCTGGGCCTTCTTCGGCCCTCGCTCCCGCGAATACGCCGCCCCCGCCGTCCTCCCCCTCCTCGAGCAAAGCGCCACAGGCGTATGTCTCGACATCGGCCCCGGAACAGGCCAATGGCTCTCCGTCTTCGGTCGCGCAAATAACCCGACAATCACCAAAATCTACGGCGTCGAACCGAATCATGAAATGCATAAAGCTCTCCGAGAAAGTGCGGTGAAAGCTGGTCTTGGCGACGTTTATGAAATTATTGGATGTGGGGCGCAGGAATTGAGTACGAAAGGTGGGATTCAAGCTAATTCGATTGATACGATTATTACGGTGCAGAGTTTGTGTTCGATTCCGACGCCGGAGACGATTATTAGGGAGTTGTATCCTTTGTTGAAACCTGGGGGGAAGTGGTTGATGTTTGAGCATGTGAAGACGAAGTATCAGGGTGATTTTGTGGCTTATTGGCAGA GAGCAATCAATGTTATCTGGCCACACTTCTTTGGCGGCTGCGATATTTGCCGGCCTACGGATGAGTGGGTGTTGCGGGCTGGCGAGTGGGAGCAAGTCGAACTTCGACCTGGAGCCGGCGAGGGACCATATGATACTGTTCCACATGTCATCGGAActctgacgaagaagaaatttGAGAAGCTGAATTAG
- a CDS encoding uncharacterized protein (antiSMASH:Cluster_2), giving the protein MAVLYYWLPRRLDQWLSRLERANRGNRASTQYRYWPLRPGEIRLLQIEPRRLLIGGTIHASLLHVHPSPALEYDAVSYRWGDPALTEEILVDGRTMAVTKSALQVLLNCRTSWDRKTIWIDAICINQRDFDEKASQIRMMRDIYRNATRVVLYPILDWYARAAVPTLMQALANGMITTGHPRELRKLAIGQKESRRWHAVVNLFLSEYFTRVWVVQEVAVGQNVQLYYGGYYFDWPSFVTTVVQMVDPQCRDLLSVSSSAGKQRFQDSSTFEDITTMFALWQYNRMSEKRPLPLETVLLCTSKFRASNSSDQIFALLGISDCADVEVLQPDYGRAPEEIFTGVSRFLLTTRGTSALQLLSAAGVGHSRDRRTMPSWAIDRDERCQSLLLTDTWTSENSFNAAGGTEAVVYAGEQQGTMVIRGVLLNDEISHFSRAGVLNFGGLQPGDEVRSTTFWYYKKLYCRAAIEVVHNHRLHMWNDDNMIDDDLWRTLIAGRIDRKLVTDTRWKVIAHAWAYCMDYIDVDNREFTLRFHNIISRYGLKFEDLDYTSVLTYVNCFVEACHGRQFAITRDGSLCLTPPLAKVGDRIFVPFGAQVPYLVRKADGNDGWELIGESYVQGLMMGEVMERDGGIEDLLLV; this is encoded by the coding sequence ATGGCTGTACTGTACTATTGGCTGCCACGACGCTTGGATCAGTGGCTCTCACGACTGGAACGAGCGAACAGAGGAAATCGTGCGTCCACTCAGTACAGATATTGGCCACTACGACCTGGAGAGATTCGATTGCTCCAAATTGAGCCCCGAAGATTGCTTATCGGCGGCACCATTCATGCTTCTCTGCTTCATGTACATCCATCGCCTGCATTGGAATACGACGCTGTCTCTTATCGATGGGGCGATCCTGCTTTGACTGAAGAGATACTGGTAGATGGGCGTACCATGGCAGTGACGAAATCGGCTTTACAAGTGCTGCTGAACTGTCGCACGAGCTGGGACAGGAAGACGATATGGATAGATGCCATCTGTATTAACCAGCGAGACTTTGACGAAAAAGCCTCCCAGATCCGCATGATGCGAGACATCTACCGCAATGCCACCCGAGTCGTGCTTTATCCGATCCTCGACTGGTACGCGAGAGCAGCAGTCCCGACCCTCATGCAGGCCTTGGCGAACGGGATGATAACTACTGGGCACCCACGGGAGCTTCGAAAACTTGCAATAGGCCAGAAAGAGTCCCGCAGATGGCACGCAGTGGTCAATCTATTCCTGAGCGAATACTTCACACGCGTCTGGGTCGTTCAGGAAGTGGCCGTTGGTCAGAACGTTCAGCTCTACTATGGCGGTTACTACTTCGACTGGCCGAGCTTTGTCACCACCGTTGTGCAAATGGTCGATCCGCAATGCCGAGACCTTCTTAGCGTGTCCTCCAGTGCAGGCAAACAACGGTTCCAAGACTCGAGTACGTTCGAGGATATCACGACCATGTTTGCGCTCTGGCAATACAATCGGATGAGCGAAAAGCGGCCTCTACCACTCGAAACTGTCCTTCTCTGCACCAGCAAGTTTCGAGCGAGTAACTCCAGCGACCAGATATTTGCTCTACTGGGCATATCTGACTGCGCAGACGTCGAGGTACTTCAACCGGATTACGGCAGGGCGCCAGAGGAGATCTTCACGGGCGTATCCCGATTTCTATTGACGACTCGCGGTACTTCTGCTCTCCAGCTGCTGTCAGCAGCTGGGGTAGGACACAGCAGAGACCGGCGCACGATGCCATCATGGGCGATTGACCGTGATGAGCGATGTCAGAGCCTGCTGCTTACCGATACATGGACCAGTGAGAACTCTTTCAATGCAGCTGGCGGTACCGAAGCGGTCGTGTATGCAGGCGAGCAGCAGGGCACGATGGTCATTCGAGGTGTTCTTCTGAATGATGAGATCTCTCATTTCAGCCGCGCAGGCGTTCTCAATTTCGGTGGTCTCCAACCTGGTGACGAGGTCCGGTCCACGACTTTCTGGTACTACAAGAAGCTGTACTGCAGAGCTGCCATTGAGGTGGTTCATAATCACCGGTTGCACATGTGGAATGACGATAATATGATCGACGATGACCTCTGGCGCACCCTCATCGCTGGCCGCATTGATCGGAAACTTGTCACTGATACGCGTTGGAAGGTGATAGCTCATGCTTGGGCTTACTGTATGGACTACATTGACGTCGACAATCGTGAGTTCACCCTCCGTTTTCACAATATCATCTCAAGATACGGCCTGAAATTCGAGGATCTGGACTACACAAGTGTCCTCACGTATGTGAACTGCTTCGTGGAAGCTTGCCACGGGCGACAATTTGCGATTACGAGGGATGGGAGCCTCTGTCTGACGCCGCCTTTGGCCAAAGTTGGAGATCGTATCTTTGTTCCGTTTGGTGCGCAGGTACCTTATTTGGTCAGAAAAGCGGACGGCAACGACGGCTGGGAGCTGATCGGAGAGTCATATGTGCAAGGGCTGATGATGGGAGAAGTCATGGAACGCGATGGGGGAATCGAAGACCTGCTTCTGGTTTGA
- a CDS encoding uncharacterized protein (antiSMASH:Cluster_2): MRTSQFSSCLSIFALAALSRAEDPNTNDFEPRAIIQQPAAEPAISQAPSITTIWMETTIGTSPTYVPVVFTQTFASVPDQWPAPKSGAIGYGTLHKEDKRAEAEATPAPTATRQAVVDVVELKDAGGE, from the exons ATGCGTACCTCACAATTCTCATCTTGCTTGAGCATCTTTGCTTTAGCAGCTCTCAGTAGAGCCGAAGATCCCAACACCAACGACTTCGA ACCACGAGCAATAATCCAACAACCCGCCGCCGAGCCCGCAATCTCCCAAGCCCCTTCCATAACAACAATCTGGATGGAAACCACAATCGGAACCTCACCAACCTACGTTCCCGTCGTCTTCACTCAGACCTTCGCCTCTGTGCCAGATCAATGGCCCGCACCCAAAAGTGGAGCGATAGGATATGGAACTCTGCATAAAGAAGATAAACgcgctgaagcagaagcgacgCCTGCGCCGACGGCAACAAGACAGGCGGTGGTAGATGTCGTTGAGTTGAAGGATGCAGGAGGCGAGTGA
- a CDS encoding uncharacterized protein (antiSMASH:Cluster_2) yields the protein MADVTVTPGASVPQHKTAVIGTATSANPSRSASVGSGGSFKSVASGTTPASSAAATFAGEQEEEWKMPTDGPLKTPIPRPAASTKPTPLPKLTAEQETKYAAVLAQVSQWTTIPTSNAKGAPSAPLEDRERMFLTRECLLRYLRATKWVTADALKRLQGTLSWRREYGADTFTHDYISPENETGKQIQLGFDKEQRPCLYLNPGRQNTKMSDRQIHHLCYMLDRTLEMMPAGQESNCLIINFKNAKSGAIPTMGQARAVLDILQNHNPERLGRALITDTPWYVNAFFKVISPFIDPVTREKMKFNEDMSNYIPKEQLWNEFGGDVPFDYDHSIYWPAFEAEFTKKRDAYKKRWELGGKRIGEFEDYLRGGNHPSLKHTLEAKENEKPAAAAQASSAEADTAAAGVAKLSV from the coding sequence ATGGCAGATGTCACAGTCACGCCGGGGGCGAGCGTGCCTCAGCACAAGACGGCCGTCATTGGCACAGCAACTTCAGCAAATCCTTCGCGTTCAGCATCAGTCGGATCGGGAGGTTCATTCAAGTCAGTTGCGTCCGGGACAACGCCTGCTAGTagtgctgctgccacgtTTGCCGGCGAACAGGAGGAGGAGTGGAAGATGCCTACAGATGGGCCATTGAAGACCCCGATCCCTCGACCAGCCGCTTCGACCAAACCTACACCACTTCCGAAACTCACTGCCGAGCAGGAGACCAAGTACGCCGCTGTACTTGCACAGGTCTCCCAATGGACCACGATCCCAACCTCCAACGCCAAGGGTGCGCCCTCAGCGCCTCTGGAAGATCGAGAACGCATGTTCTTGACGCGAGAGTGCCTTCTGAGATACCTGCGTGCAACAAAATGGGTCACAGCAGACGCATTGAAGAGATTGCAAGGCACATTGAGCTGGCGAAGAGAATACGGAGCGGACACTTTCACACACGACTACATCAGTCCTGAGAATGAAACGGGAAAGCAAATACAACTTGGCTTTGACAAGGAGCAGCGTCCGTGTCTCTACCTGAACCCAGGCAGGCAGAACACGAAGATGTCGGATCGTCAAATCCACCATCTATGTTATATGCTCGACCGGACACTTGAGATGATGCCAGCTGGGCAGGAAAGCAACTGCCTCATCATCAACTTCAAAAACGCCAAGAGCGGCGCGATCCCCACTATGGGTCAGGCAAGAGCTGTCCTGGACATTCTACAGAATCACAACCCGGAGCGCCTGGGACGAGCGCTCATTACTGACACACCCTGGTATGTCAATGCCTTCTTCAAGGTCATCTCGCCCTTCATCGATCCTGTGACCCGAGAGAAGATGAAGTTCAACGAGGACATGTCGAACTACATACCCAAGGAGCAGCTCTGGAACGAATTCGGTGGAGACGTCCCTTTCGACTACGACCACTCCATTTACTGGCCTGCATTCGAAGCGGAGTTCACCAAGAAGCGTGATGCCTACAAGAAGCGATGGGAGCTTGGTGGGAAGAGAATTGGTGAATTCGAGGATTACCTACGAGGCGGCAATCATCCTTCCCTGAAGCACACTTTGGAAGCGAAAGAAAACGAGAagccggctgctgctgctcaagcgaGCTCTGCTGAGGCGGATACTGCGGCTGCTGGTGTTGCGAAATTGTCTGTCTAA
- a CDS encoding uncharacterized protein (antiSMASH:Cluster_2): protein MSAVAGVLPTASAPTNAGRKPSTSTPTDVKEKEKRYKCQFCNRAFSRSEHRSRHERSHTKERPFKCMKCRSTFVRRDLLLRHDRTVHAKDGGVPLQSEGNKRKNKTASQQNDDANKNTDMDATDFDQFTDSANALDVEQAAMLMTNFQQKAAMSGQDISSITTEPLISSHGLPTMMDTSAPPYPGSMTLPQMQGWDQMLPQTISTSQLPKAASSISSGGEGSHDMLPFPNAAATLGASNSSLPPLMERTESQQDGLPSFSASSMIGGLSPNGPLSPFPNMMGPVSPVDYRRSPGPAQQCTMTKAPQVAGEDQMNLLIENIRRCDSEDALVHTFRLPQMPVLNRYLSTYFNFFHHHLPFLHPASFNPATVPAPLLLAVLSIGALYTFEQDQAYMLHIGSKVLVQQFLQKKDDFSSRKCPLWMMQASLLNMSFASWSGDPKGLEWACSIKSLLANMVAGNRYELQKRSEAREGRQPTHDEWIEDEGCRRTYYAVYIFFGLLTLTYNHTPAISFNEFDTLELPSSETLWNLDPADNDSWIESLTASTIITFREAHDALFQGETARYSAFATRVMINALFLEVWYHKRSPEALQDVVTEYKLRLALETWEKSLEQCEPETVVVQLSAPHKGHPLIFNAMAMYRNTRTRLLVDLKAIQEALRYHDSYEVAAAMTHAREKVKRSQEMLTVIQSCYDCIEVAALQGIRWVARTSATNWSIEHPLCGLDLIVILSLWLWRVEHEEEPATEDEKAMYQKLRSLFDDDTVDGFGQKLSSTVARLWGSMIDEVVVWGITKLMGESFKLHSQALIGYEDAVMAEQQNGGSITPTAVIAPHATEVTAY from the exons ATGTCGGCCGTAGCAGGCGTACTGCCCACCGCCTCCGCCCCGACCAACGCCGGGCGCAAGCCATCGACGTCTACGCCCACCGATGTCAAGGAAAAAGAGAAGCGCTACAAATGTCAATTCTGCAATCGCGCCTTTTCGCGCTCAGAGCATCGGTCGCGACATGAGAGGTCCC ACACCAAAGAGCGACCCTTCAAGTGCATGAAATGCCGCAGCACCTTCGTCCGCCGCGACCTACTCCTCCGCCACGACCGCACCGTCCACGCCAAAGATGGCGGTGTGCCACTCCAGAGCGAAGGAAACAAGCGCAAGAACAAGACTGCATCGCAGCAAAATGACGATGCGAACAAGAACACCGACATGGATGCTACCGACTTCGATCAGTTCACCGATAGCGCCAATGCCCTCGATGTCGAGCAGGCCGCCATGCTGATGACCAACTTCCAGCAAAAGGCCGCCATGTCGGGTCAAGACATCAGTTCCATCACCACAGAGCCACTCATCTCATCGCATGGGCTGCCAACGATGATGGACACCAGCGCGCCTCCCTACCCAGGCTCCATGACGCTGCCACAGATGCAAGGCTGGGATCAAATGCTGCCACAAACCATCAGCACTTCGCAGTTGCCCAAAGCCGCGTCTTCGATCTCATCAGGCGGTGAAGGCTCCCACGACATGCTGCCATTTCCCAATGCCGCCGCAACACTGGGTGCCTCGAACTCGTCACTGCCACCGCTCATGGAACGCACCGAAAGCCAACAAGATGGCCTGCCTTCTTTCAGTGCCTCATCCATGATCGGAGGCCTGTCGCCCAATGGTCCCTTGTCGCCGTTTCCCAACATGATGGGTCCAGTCTCCCCGGTCGACTATCGCAGGTCACCTGGCCCTGCGCAACAGTGCACCATGACAAAGGCTCCACAGGTAGCAGGCGAGGACCAGATGAATTTGCTTATCGAGAACATCCGCCGCTgcgacagcgaagatgcGCTTGTGCATACCTTCCGCCTTCCCCAGATGCCCGTGCTCAACCGCTACCTGTCGACCTACTTCAACTTCTTCCATCATCACCTGCCATTCCTCCACCCAGCATCATTCAACCCAGCCACTGTGCCGGCACCATTATTGCTTGCAGTGCTATCCATTGGTGCGCTCTACACTTTCGAGCAGGATCAGGCATACATGCTTCACATCGGCTCGAAAGTGCTTGTGCAGCAATTCTtgcagaagaaggatgacTTCAGCTCACGGAAATGCCCTCTCTGGATGATGCAAGCGTCACTCCTGAACATGAGCTTCGCTAGTTGGAGTGGAGATCCAAAAGGTCTTGAATGGGCATGCTCGATCAAGTCGCTTTTGGCGAACATGGTCGCTGGAAACAGGTACGAGTTGCAAAAGCGCAGCGAGGCACGTGAAGGCCGACAGCCTACCCACGACGAGTGgatcgaggacgaaggcTGCCGGCGGACTTACTATGCGGTCTAcatcttctttggcttgttGACGCTGACCTATAACCACACGCCTGCGATCAGCTTCAACGAGTTCGACACCCTGGAGTTGCCTTCGTCAGAGACTCTGTGGAACCTGGACCCAGCGGACAATGACAGCTGGATTGAGAGCTTGACGGCATCGACCATCATCACGTTTCGAGAAGCTCACGACGCTCTGTTCCAAGGCGAGACTGCCCGATACAGCGCATTCGCTACTCGTGTGATGATTAACGCATTGTTCCTCGAAGTGTGGTACCACAAGCGTAGCCCGGAAGCTCTCCAGGATGTTGTCACTGAGTACAAGCTGCGACTTGCTCTGGAGACTTGGGAGAAGTCGCTTGAACAGTGCGAACCTGAAACAGTGGTCGTGCAGCTCAGCGCTCCTCACAAGGGCCATCCTCTCATCTTCAACGCAATGGCGATGTATCGCAACACGCGGACCAGGCTCTTGGTCGATCTGAAGGCCATCCAGGAGGCACTTCGCTACCACGACTCATACGAAGTAGCAGCGGCGATGACACACGCGCGAGAGAAGGTCAAGCGAAGCCAGGAGATGCTTACTGTAATCCAGTCGTGCTACGATTGCATCGAGGTCGCGGCATTGCAAGGCATCCGCTGGGTAGCGCGCACATCAGCGACAAATTGGAGCATCGAGCACCCGCTTTGCGGACTCGACTTGATCGTCATCCTCAGTCTATGGCTCTGGCGTGTCGAACACGAGGAAGAGCCTGCGaccgaggacgagaaggcGATGTACCAGAAGTTGCGCTCACTGTTCGACGACGACACAGTTGATGGCTTTGGCCAAAAATTGAGCTCCACGGTGGCTCGACTATGGGGTAGCATGATCGACGAAGTGGTTGTCTGGGG CATCACAAAGCTCATGGGCGAATCCTTCAAATTGCACAGCCAGGCGCTCATCGGATACGAAGACGCCGTCATGGCTGAGCAGCAAAACGGCGGCAGCATCACACCAACGGCTGTGATTGCGCCACACGCGACAGAAGTCACGGCCTACTAA